One Hyphomicrobium sp. CS1GBMeth3 DNA window includes the following coding sequences:
- a CDS encoding DUF2147 domain-containing protein — MPRFAATFLSRAAGAVLFAVMGVFSAGATELDGYWMDSHGEVVLEVKNCGDAMCAKVVWLRLPYGPDRKPLKDYRNPDTSLQNREVCGLRVIEGFTKQPDGTWGGGDVYVPDLGMGFKGYATPISPTQMEVRGYVFLPLFGSSEVWSKVAKPAYHCERDGVPPAPPRPAE; from the coding sequence ATGCCTCGCTTTGCAGCCACGTTTTTGTCGCGCGCCGCAGGTGCGGTGCTTTTCGCCGTCATGGGCGTCTTCTCCGCCGGTGCGACGGAGCTCGACGGCTACTGGATGGATTCCCACGGCGAGGTCGTGCTCGAGGTCAAGAATTGCGGCGACGCGATGTGCGCCAAGGTCGTGTGGCTGAGGCTGCCCTACGGCCCAGATCGCAAGCCGCTCAAGGACTACCGCAATCCGGACACGTCGCTGCAGAACCGGGAGGTCTGCGGGCTTCGGGTCATCGAAGGGTTCACGAAGCAGCCGGATGGGACGTGGGGCGGCGGCGACGTCTACGTTCCGGACCTCGGCATGGGCTTCAAGGGCTATGCTACGCCGATCAGCCCGACGCAGATGGAGGTCAGGGGCTACGTCTTCCTGCCGCTGTTCGGGTCGTCGGAGGTGTGGAGCAAAGTGGCGAAGCCAGCCTACCACTGTGAGCGCGATGGCGTGCCGCCCGCGCCTCCAAGACCGGCTGAGTGA
- a CDS encoding excisionase family DNA-binding protein encodes MTKTDDTTSADDIATVTLSMEKVRKDVHRPVIHVLMSDGRVTEFRERAFAMTEVPHPDQQPNDGRIYAVFVDSNGTPYVNDEGQVPMVAVPVVHLGAVHDPEEPLSWKQVAERAGVSLSTVKRAVDAGDIPRPLPVPGMERAVRFKADDVHAWLKGEIARTKKRRR; translated from the coding sequence ATGACCAAGACAGACGACACCACTAGCGCCGACGACATAGCGACCGTTACGCTTAGTATGGAGAAGGTGCGCAAGGACGTGCACCGTCCGGTTATCCACGTGCTGATGAGCGATGGCCGCGTGACCGAGTTCCGCGAGCGCGCTTTTGCTATGACGGAAGTCCCGCACCCCGATCAGCAACCAAATGACGGCCGCATCTACGCAGTGTTCGTTGACAGCAACGGCACACCATACGTGAACGATGAAGGCCAAGTGCCGATGGTCGCCGTGCCAGTCGTTCACTTGGGAGCGGTCCACGACCCAGAAGAACCGCTCTCGTGGAAGCAGGTTGCCGAGCGCGCTGGCGTCTCCCTGTCCACGGTCAAGCGAGCGGTAGACGCTGGCGACATTCCCAGGCCATTGCCCGTGCCGGGGATGGAACGAGCCGTGCGTTTCAAGGCGGACGACGTACACGCGTGGCTCAAGGGGGAGATTGCTCGGACGAAGAAGCGTCGCCGCTAG
- a CDS encoding DUF5906 domain-containing protein, whose amino-acid sequence MSNTSRNQKQPQSGEETITTKRTATAGSVKNEPAIARAEKFLRKLDPNTKHFEWRAIHPNGQRETRNLSGTLDNLRDELVRHNKEGYGIFVTVNETSKGRRKKEDVTRVRAVWADWDHGRPNGKLPLKPSMVVNTSPGKYQAYWLVAAEGDDDYEEPLAFDEFDRIMRCIVSDWGGDKGAKDLARVLRVPGFYHTKGTPYQVRFASGGDEEADIYTASELIEAFKPHDRPKTPISSKSNSTAPKAIKAFSRMQSEPFVPDKARELLDFIREHDTNCDGHDTWRMIIFGLQHWSHGSDDGRDIAHEYSKHSDVYDADEIDGMWERPNPATPVTLGSIIAHAQQFGWKGFTPKQLDEVATDGDGLSAVRWGTMENRRWSDDAERQGMLSRMNREHSVVPIGSSVRYTRNVTDEQGRQDIMFMRSEDMAALYQGVVLSGKGKQVVTAFDEWKTWRSRKQYAGVGFYPQGIGPHSKSTPVPKDYLNLWTGWPVEPKQGHWSLFRKHLRKVVCKGNEDHFRWLMDWMAHLVQRPGEKPGSAVVLKSKGKGTGKSMVGRFISHMFGVHAMEISDEQHLTGRFNAHMKRLKFVVISEALWAGDNKAKSKLKTLITDKTLAVEGKGVDLVTIQNYLALLFTSNENWAVPAETDERRYFVLDFESDQAKKAEYFDPIFEQMEGNDFAGVRAMMHDLQNRLITSDLRNPPDTDGLKEQREHGLTGCEKFMLSTAREGCVPLPEQRAFRTENGTLGKEHKRLHAESVREAIKEFCNPYEARNLHTVASKELERFGVQYVRADNKRAYLFPPLAKLRDNVRRALNVNIDG is encoded by the coding sequence TTGAGTAACACATCTAGAAACCAGAAACAGCCGCAGAGCGGAGAAGAAACTATTACCACGAAACGTACTGCCACCGCCGGCAGCGTCAAAAATGAGCCGGCGATTGCAAGAGCAGAAAAATTTCTGCGTAAGCTCGATCCTAACACGAAACACTTTGAGTGGCGCGCAATCCACCCAAACGGACAGCGAGAAACCCGCAATCTCAGCGGGACTCTCGATAATTTGCGCGATGAGCTGGTTCGGCACAACAAGGAAGGCTACGGCATCTTCGTTACCGTCAACGAAACCTCGAAGGGTCGCCGGAAGAAGGAAGATGTCACCCGCGTTCGCGCAGTGTGGGCCGATTGGGATCACGGCAGACCAAACGGCAAACTTCCGCTGAAGCCGTCAATGGTCGTCAACACCAGCCCTGGAAAGTATCAGGCGTACTGGTTAGTTGCCGCGGAAGGCGACGACGACTACGAAGAACCGCTCGCATTCGACGAATTCGACCGAATAATGAGGTGCATCGTCTCGGACTGGGGCGGTGACAAGGGGGCGAAGGATCTTGCTCGCGTTCTTCGCGTTCCTGGCTTCTACCACACAAAGGGTACGCCCTATCAGGTCCGGTTTGCATCTGGGGGCGACGAGGAAGCTGATATCTACACAGCCTCGGAACTAATCGAAGCCTTTAAACCGCACGACCGGCCAAAGACGCCGATTAGCTCGAAATCAAACAGCACGGCACCGAAAGCCATCAAAGCTTTTAGCCGTATGCAATCGGAACCATTCGTTCCTGACAAGGCGCGCGAGCTGCTAGATTTTATCCGAGAACACGATACCAACTGCGATGGTCACGACACTTGGCGCATGATCATTTTCGGCCTGCAACATTGGTCGCACGGAAGCGATGACGGCCGCGACATCGCACACGAGTATTCCAAACACTCTGACGTGTATGACGCTGATGAAATCGACGGGATGTGGGAGCGACCGAACCCCGCAACTCCTGTCACGCTCGGCTCGATCATTGCTCATGCGCAGCAATTCGGATGGAAGGGTTTCACGCCCAAGCAACTCGACGAGGTGGCGACAGATGGTGATGGCCTTTCAGCAGTTCGCTGGGGCACGATGGAAAACCGCAGATGGAGCGATGACGCCGAACGTCAAGGAATGCTCTCGCGTATGAATAGGGAGCACAGCGTTGTCCCCATTGGCTCATCAGTGAGGTACACGCGCAACGTCACCGATGAGCAAGGTCGTCAAGACATCATGTTCATGCGGTCAGAAGACATGGCCGCGCTATACCAGGGTGTCGTGCTCTCTGGGAAAGGGAAACAAGTCGTCACGGCATTCGACGAGTGGAAGACGTGGCGCTCGCGCAAGCAGTATGCAGGAGTGGGGTTCTATCCGCAGGGGATCGGGCCACACAGCAAATCCACCCCGGTTCCAAAGGATTACCTGAACCTCTGGACCGGATGGCCAGTAGAGCCAAAGCAAGGCCACTGGTCGCTGTTCCGGAAGCACCTGCGAAAAGTTGTCTGCAAAGGCAATGAAGACCATTTCCGATGGCTCATGGACTGGATGGCTCACCTTGTCCAGCGTCCAGGGGAGAAGCCGGGTAGTGCGGTCGTGCTCAAGTCAAAAGGCAAGGGCACTGGCAAGAGCATGGTGGGTCGGTTCATCTCCCACATGTTTGGCGTCCACGCGATGGAAATTTCCGACGAACAACACCTCACGGGCCGGTTTAACGCCCACATGAAGCGGCTCAAGTTCGTCGTGATCTCCGAAGCTTTATGGGCTGGCGATAACAAAGCGAAAAGCAAACTCAAGACGCTCATTACCGACAAGACGTTGGCCGTTGAAGGAAAGGGCGTCGATCTCGTCACCATCCAGAATTACTTGGCGCTCCTGTTCACGAGCAACGAAAATTGGGCGGTGCCCGCTGAAACAGACGAGCGCCGCTACTTCGTATTGGATTTCGAGTCCGATCAAGCCAAGAAGGCTGAGTACTTCGATCCCATCTTTGAGCAGATGGAAGGTAACGATTTCGCTGGCGTGAGAGCGATGATGCACGATCTCCAAAACCGCTTGATCACGTCGGACCTTCGGAACCCGCCTGATACTGATGGGCTCAAGGAACAGCGGGAACACGGTTTGACGGGTTGCGAGAAGTTCATGTTGTCAACAGCTCGCGAGGGATGCGTTCCATTGCCCGAGCAAAGAGCGTTCAGAACTGAAAACGGCACGCTAGGCAAGGAACACAAGAGACTGCACGCTGAGAGCGTTCGTGAAGCGATAAAAGAGTTCTGTAATCCCTATGAGGCACGCAATCTCCACACAGTAGCGAGCAAGGAACTAGAGCGCTTTGGCGTTCAATACGTCCGCGCCGATAACAAGCGCGCGTATTTGTTTCCGCCACTCGCAAAGCTTCGAGACAACGTGCGAAGAGCGCTCAACGTCAATATCGACGGATAA
- the hrpB gene encoding ATP-dependent helicase HrpB translates to MTGATPPNSLRRFAEPLPIDDALAPLAEALARGPAAVLVAPPGAGKTTRVPLALLDAPWLAGRKILLLEPRRLAARGAARRMAATLGEEVGETVGLRARLETRVSKKTRIEVLTEGVFTRMILDDPTLEGIGAVLFDEYHERSLDADFGLALAIDTQRSLREDLRLLVMSATLAGDKVAGLLGDAPLIASEGRSFPVDTRYLGKNPSERLEDRVASAIVRALRAEPGSILAFLPGQGEIRRTEERLRERIDARDAIIAPLYGALDRREQDTAIAPAPPGQRKVVLATSIAETSLTIEGVRVVIDCGVARIPRFDPDVGVTRLATVRVPRASADQRRGRAGRTEPGVCYRLWDEAETVSLPAFGDPEIRTADLAPLMLDCAEWGVTDPRTLAWLDPPAPAALDAACEELQALGALDADGRITEAGRRLRALPLPPRLAAMLIGAAHLGAEEEAAEIAAVLVERGLGGNDTALDHRLDTFRRDRSRRATEMRRLAQGWAKTARASSPPHRGEGAGVGGFPTASLRESRPPGLPHQGGGEQPPSTAALLALAYPERMAKARGPRGQYLLANGRGANLDPADPLARAPYLVVAEMQGAAGATRILLAAETDEAETLRIAGDRVRTTDEITFDQESRGVRARRVRRLGAITLSSEPRPADATPETAAILASGLATLGADKLPWSKAQLQLRDRVGFLRAAGEADWPDLSDAALTTTLPDWLGPYLAGKTRLADVIAEDLGHALDALIPWALRRRLDEEAPTHFEAPTGNRHAIDYEGAGAPALHIRVQELFGLTTHPTIADGRLPLTLHLLSPAQRPIQITRDLPGFWQGSWAAVKAEMKGRYPRHPWPDDPANAMPTARAKPRGT, encoded by the coding sequence ATGACAGGCGCCACGCCCCCCAATTCCTTACGGCGATTCGCGGAGCCGCTGCCGATCGACGATGCGCTTGCGCCGTTGGCGGAAGCGCTCGCGCGCGGGCCGGCCGCCGTGCTCGTCGCGCCTCCGGGCGCCGGCAAGACGACGCGTGTGCCGCTCGCCCTCCTCGACGCGCCGTGGCTCGCGGGCCGAAAAATCCTGCTGCTCGAGCCCCGCCGCCTTGCCGCCCGCGGCGCAGCCCGGCGCATGGCAGCAACCCTCGGCGAGGAGGTCGGCGAGACGGTCGGCCTGCGTGCGCGCCTCGAAACGCGCGTCTCCAAGAAGACGCGCATCGAGGTGCTAACCGAAGGCGTCTTCACGCGCATGATCCTCGACGATCCGACGCTTGAGGGCATCGGCGCCGTCCTGTTCGACGAGTACCATGAACGTTCGCTCGACGCCGACTTCGGCCTCGCGCTCGCCATCGACACCCAGCGCAGCCTGCGCGAAGACCTGCGCCTCCTCGTCATGTCCGCGACACTCGCCGGAGACAAAGTCGCCGGCCTCTTGGGCGACGCACCATTGATCGCAAGCGAGGGTCGCAGCTTTCCGGTCGATACGCGTTACCTCGGCAAAAATCCGTCCGAGCGCCTTGAGGACCGCGTGGCGAGTGCCATCGTGCGCGCGCTGCGCGCAGAGCCGGGCTCAATCCTGGCGTTCCTGCCCGGCCAGGGCGAGATCCGCCGCACGGAGGAACGCCTGCGCGAGCGCATTGATGCCAGGGACGCCATCATCGCCCCGCTCTATGGCGCGCTCGACCGTCGCGAGCAGGACACCGCCATCGCACCCGCGCCACCTGGCCAGCGCAAGGTCGTCCTCGCGACCTCCATCGCCGAAACCTCGCTCACCATCGAAGGCGTGCGCGTCGTCATCGATTGCGGCGTCGCCCGCATCCCGCGGTTCGACCCGGACGTCGGCGTGACACGGCTCGCAACCGTACGCGTCCCTCGTGCTTCCGCCGATCAGCGCCGCGGCCGCGCCGGCCGCACCGAGCCCGGCGTCTGCTATCGACTCTGGGACGAGGCCGAAACGGTGAGCCTTCCCGCCTTCGGAGACCCCGAAATCCGCACCGCCGACCTTGCGCCGCTTATGCTCGATTGTGCCGAATGGGGTGTCACAGACCCGCGCACGCTGGCGTGGCTCGACCCGCCGGCCCCTGCCGCCCTTGATGCCGCTTGCGAGGAACTGCAGGCGCTCGGCGCGCTCGACGCGGACGGACGCATCACGGAAGCCGGCCGGCGCCTGCGCGCGCTTCCGCTGCCGCCCCGCCTTGCCGCCATGCTGATCGGCGCCGCGCACCTTGGCGCCGAGGAGGAAGCAGCGGAAATTGCGGCGGTTCTCGTCGAGCGCGGGCTTGGCGGCAACGACACAGCCCTCGACCACCGCCTCGACACCTTCCGTCGCGATCGCTCCCGCCGCGCCACCGAAATGCGCCGCCTGGCCCAAGGCTGGGCCAAGACGGCACGTGCCTCGTCCCCTCCCCATCGTGGGGAGGGGGCAGGGGTGGGGGGATTCCCGACGGCAAGCTTGCGGGAATCCCGCCCTCCCGGCCTCCCCCACCAGGGGGGAGGAGAACAGCCGCCATCAACTGCCGCCCTGCTCGCCCTCGCCTATCCGGAGCGCATGGCCAAGGCGCGAGGTCCGCGCGGCCAATACCTGCTCGCCAACGGCCGCGGCGCAAACCTTGATCCCGCCGATCCTCTGGCTCGCGCGCCCTATCTCGTCGTCGCGGAAATGCAAGGCGCGGCCGGCGCGACACGCATCCTGCTCGCCGCCGAGACGGACGAAGCGGAAACGCTGCGTATCGCCGGAGACCGCGTCAGGACCACCGACGAAATCACCTTTGATCAGGAAAGCCGAGGTGTCCGGGCACGGCGTGTGCGCCGTCTCGGCGCGATAACCCTTTCGAGCGAGCCTCGCCCAGCCGACGCAACGCCGGAAACCGCGGCCATCCTTGCCTCCGGTCTCGCCACGCTCGGTGCGGACAAGCTTCCCTGGAGCAAGGCTCAGCTCCAGCTTCGCGACCGCGTCGGCTTCCTACGCGCCGCGGGCGAAGCGGATTGGCCGGACCTCTCCGATGCCGCGCTCACCACAACGCTGCCCGATTGGCTCGGACCCTACCTCGCCGGAAAAACACGCCTTGCCGATGTCATCGCCGAGGATCTTGGTCACGCGCTCGACGCACTGATTCCCTGGGCCTTGCGTCGCCGTCTCGACGAGGAAGCTCCGACGCATTTCGAGGCCCCGACTGGCAACCGGCACGCCATCGACTACGAAGGCGCCGGCGCGCCAGCGCTGCACATCCGCGTGCAGGAGCTGTTCGGCCTCACGACGCACCCGACGATCGCGGACGGCCGCCTGCCACTGACGCTGCATCTGCTGTCGCCAGCCCAGCGCCCGATCCAGATCACGCGCGACCTGCCGGGATTTTGGCAAGGATCCTGGGCAGCCGTTAAGGCGGAGATGAAAGGCCGCTACCCGCGGCACCCCTGGCCGGATGACCCAGCCAACGCCATGCCGACGGCACGCGCTAAACCCCGCGGAACCTAG
- a CDS encoding thermonuclease family protein: MRAILLLVASGLVLLALTAINEWVIGPIFEIAGPAKILDGDTLLIAGEKLRLTGIDAPEGDQICKRDGRDWPCGRDATRTLRRYLGNETVHCRSRARDNFGRSVVTCTKKDGTDINAWMVKEGWAVTDGFTAPYASEQSEAKAGKRGIWSGTFDNPADWRRLHAQPK, translated from the coding sequence ATGCGAGCGATCCTCCTCCTCGTGGCCAGCGGCTTGGTCTTGCTCGCGCTCACGGCCATAAACGAGTGGGTCATCGGCCCCATCTTCGAGATCGCAGGCCCAGCGAAAATACTGGACGGCGACACGCTGCTGATCGCAGGCGAGAAGCTTCGCTTGACGGGCATCGATGCACCCGAGGGGGACCAGATCTGCAAACGCGACGGACGCGATTGGCCCTGCGGGCGTGACGCCACGCGGACACTCAGAAGATATCTGGGCAACGAGACCGTCCATTGCCGCTCGCGGGCCCGGGACAACTTCGGTCGCTCGGTCGTAACCTGCACGAAGAAAGACGGCACCGACATCAACGCCTGGATGGTGAAAGAAGGCTGGGCCGTCACGGATGGCTTCACCGCGCCCTACGCGAGCGAGCAAAGCGAGGCCAAGGCCGGCAAACGCGGCATTTGGTCGGGAACCTTCGACAATCCAGCCGACTGGCGCCGCCTGCACGCTCAGCCGAAATAG
- the rpe gene encoding ribulose-phosphate 3-epimerase has protein sequence MPRPLIIAPSILSADFSKLGEEVAAVDAAGADWIHLDVMDGHFVPNITFGPPVISAIRASSKKTFDCHLMIAPADPYIEAFAKAGAEIITVHAEAGPHLDRSLQAIRAVGCRAGVSLNPGTHESALQHVLDRVDLVLLMTVNPGFGGQAFIPAQLDKIRAVRAMIGERDIDLEVDGGVTPETAPLVVAAGANVLVAGSAVFKGGTKESYASNIKAIRSTAEQARTARSAA, from the coding sequence ATGCCCCGGCCGCTTATCATCGCGCCCTCGATCCTGTCCGCGGACTTCTCGAAGCTCGGCGAGGAGGTTGCTGCCGTCGACGCCGCAGGCGCCGACTGGATCCACCTCGACGTGATGGACGGCCATTTCGTACCCAACATCACCTTCGGCCCGCCCGTCATCAGTGCCATCCGGGCAAGCTCGAAGAAGACCTTCGACTGCCATCTGATGATCGCTCCGGCCGATCCCTATATCGAAGCCTTCGCCAAGGCCGGCGCCGAGATCATCACCGTCCACGCCGAAGCAGGCCCACACCTCGACCGCTCGCTGCAGGCCATCCGCGCTGTCGGCTGCCGCGCCGGCGTCTCGCTCAATCCCGGAACGCACGAGAGCGCGCTCCAGCATGTCCTCGACCGCGTCGACCTTGTCCTGCTGATGACAGTGAACCCCGGCTTCGGCGGCCAGGCCTTCATCCCGGCCCAACTCGACAAGATCCGCGCCGTGCGCGCCATGATCGGCGAGCGCGACATCGACCTCGAGGTGGATGGCGGCGTCACGCCCGAGACGGCGCCGCTTGTCGTCGCCGCCGGCGCCAACGTGCTGGTCGCGGGCTCGGCTGTCTTCAAGGGCGGCACGAAAGAAAGCTACGCCTCTAACATCAAGGCCATTCGCTCCACCGCCGAACAGGCCCGCACGGCAAGATCCGCGGCCTGA
- a CDS encoding cyclopropane-fatty-acyl-phospholipid synthase family protein: MFPLSHMLKSFVRLGTLKVIDAEGRVHIFGGRAPGPEVTMRLTDPTLYRSLFFNPELAAGEAYMDGRMSFENSTLRDFLTLFSVNRLSLGSYPLQKVLRTVSRGLKRFQQANPIGKAQKNVAHHYDIGNDFYRLFLDRGMQYSCAYFLSDSDTLEEAQQNKLRLIASKLDLKPGQKVLDIGSGWGDMLLFLARLADIKAVGVTLSKEQCKLANEKAKELGVADRVRFELRDYRDLTERFDRIVSVGMFEHVGVHHYGEFFTKVNDLLTDDGVMLLHSIGHMSPPGTASPWLRKYIFPGAYSPALSEVFTAVEQNSLWVTDLEFLRVHYAKTLAHWDQRFQANRARVAEMYDERFCRMWEFYLISAEMMFRTGSQLVFHMQLAKKRDAVPLARDYITDTQRAYRELEATRGIGPPG; encoded by the coding sequence ATGTTTCCGCTCTCGCACATGCTGAAATCGTTCGTCCGCCTTGGCACGCTGAAGGTAATCGACGCCGAAGGCCGCGTGCACATCTTTGGCGGCCGTGCACCGGGCCCTGAGGTGACGATGCGCCTCACCGACCCGACGCTCTATCGCTCGCTGTTCTTCAACCCGGAGCTGGCAGCAGGCGAAGCCTACATGGACGGCCGCATGAGCTTCGAGAACTCGACGCTGCGCGACTTCCTGACTCTCTTCTCCGTCAACCGTCTCTCGCTCGGCTCATATCCGCTGCAGAAAGTACTGCGCACCGTTTCGCGCGGGCTGAAGCGCTTCCAGCAGGCCAACCCCATCGGCAAGGCGCAGAAGAACGTCGCCCACCACTACGACATCGGCAACGACTTCTACCGCCTGTTCCTCGATCGCGGCATGCAGTACTCCTGCGCCTACTTCCTCTCCGACAGCGACACCTTGGAGGAAGCCCAGCAGAACAAGCTGCGCCTGATCGCCTCCAAGCTGGACCTGAAGCCCGGTCAGAAGGTGCTCGACATCGGCTCCGGCTGGGGCGACATGCTGCTCTTCCTGGCGCGCCTTGCGGACATCAAAGCCGTCGGCGTCACGCTCTCCAAGGAGCAGTGCAAGCTTGCCAACGAAAAAGCGAAAGAGCTCGGCGTCGCCGACCGAGTCCGCTTCGAGCTGCGCGATTATCGGGACCTCACCGAGCGCTTCGACCGCATCGTGTCGGTCGGCATGTTCGAGCACGTTGGCGTGCATCATTACGGCGAGTTCTTCACCAAGGTGAACGATCTCCTCACCGACGACGGCGTGATGCTGCTCCACTCCATCGGCCACATGAGCCCGCCCGGCACCGCAAGCCCGTGGCTGCGCAAGTACATTTTCCCGGGCGCCTATTCGCCCGCGCTTTCGGAGGTATTCACGGCCGTCGAGCAGAACAGCCTTTGGGTCACCGATCTGGAATTCCTGCGCGTCCACTACGCTAAGACGCTGGCGCACTGGGATCAGCGCTTCCAGGCGAACCGCGCGCGCGTCGCGGAGATGTATGACGAGCGTTTCTGCCGGATGTGGGAATTCTACCTGATCAGTGCCGAAATGATGTTCCGCACCGGCAGCCAGCTCGTCTTCCACATGCAGCTTGCCAAGAAGCGGGACGCAGTGCCGCTCGCGCGCGACTACATCACCGACACCCAGCGCGCCTATCGCGAGCTTGAAGCCACGCGCGGCATCGGCCCTCCGGGCTGA
- the pabB gene encoding aminodeoxychorismate synthase component I yields MTAADPKRADRTQETRTGAGLDETFVLLDNSSGRGAPTLLFTEPVEIVSAAAPEDVPAALARLEAATASGLYAAGYFAYELGYVFEPKIRSLLPEGRSVPLLWFGLYKAPREMSEREVDHWLATHTRSGSYQFTSVTCAWDQAEYEARFSAVQDKIRAGDIYQLNLTFKARFRLEGSPLTFYRDMRQRQRVAYAGIVDTGEVTVLSASPELFIEKHGQVVSTRPMKGTAPRAGTPEADADQRRVLATDIKQRAENLMIVDLMRNDLGRIAEMGSVEVTDLFTVETFRTLHQMTSGVRATLKDGVGLADLIRAIFPPGSVIGAPKIRAMELIRDYETEPRGVYCGAIGHITPEGGALFNVAIRTPVIFRGGQGEMGIGSGVVYDSVGAKEYAECLLKMKFLTDPPKTFELIETLLHEPGPGFWLLEGHLNRLAASAAYFEYAYDEQKVRVALKGAVAGREGERLRVRLLLAEDGTLTVTATEQPPQAPDAIMRVVVSDTRVDSTNAFLFHKTTRRELYDREWQHYAETLKVDEVLYLNERGELAEGSRTNVFVEWDGKLLTPPLSSGLLPGVLRTSLLAAGRVHEAVLTGDDLVAADAIYVGNSVRGLVRAELIGVSGD; encoded by the coding sequence ATGACTGCAGCAGACCCGAAACGCGCCGACCGAACGCAGGAAACGCGCACGGGCGCCGGGCTCGACGAAACGTTCGTCCTGCTCGACAACAGCAGCGGGCGGGGCGCGCCGACGCTCTTGTTCACCGAGCCGGTGGAGATCGTCTCGGCGGCGGCGCCCGAGGACGTGCCGGCGGCGCTGGCGCGCCTCGAAGCGGCGACGGCATCGGGGCTCTATGCGGCCGGCTATTTCGCCTATGAGCTCGGCTATGTGTTCGAGCCCAAGATCCGCAGCCTGCTTCCGGAAGGCCGCAGCGTACCGCTTCTGTGGTTCGGGCTCTACAAAGCGCCGCGCGAGATGAGCGAGCGCGAGGTCGATCACTGGCTTGCGACGCACACTCGCAGCGGCTCCTACCAGTTCACGTCGGTGACGTGCGCCTGGGACCAGGCTGAATATGAAGCGCGGTTCTCGGCCGTGCAGGACAAAATCCGGGCCGGCGATATCTATCAGCTCAATCTGACGTTCAAGGCGCGCTTCCGGCTCGAGGGCTCGCCGCTGACCTTCTACCGCGACATGCGCCAGCGCCAGCGCGTGGCTTACGCCGGGATCGTCGACACGGGCGAGGTGACCGTGCTGTCGGCGAGCCCGGAGCTGTTCATTGAGAAGCACGGGCAGGTGGTTTCGACGCGGCCGATGAAGGGCACGGCGCCGCGGGCCGGCACGCCCGAGGCTGATGCCGATCAGAGGCGCGTGCTGGCGACCGACATCAAGCAGCGGGCCGAGAACCTGATGATCGTCGACCTCATGCGCAACGATCTCGGGCGCATTGCAGAAATGGGCAGCGTTGAGGTGACCGACCTTTTCACGGTCGAGACGTTCCGGACACTGCACCAGATGACGTCCGGCGTGCGCGCGACGTTGAAGGATGGTGTCGGGCTTGCCGATCTCATCCGCGCGATCTTCCCACCGGGATCGGTGATCGGGGCGCCGAAGATCCGGGCCATGGAGCTGATCCGCGATTACGAAACCGAGCCGCGCGGGGTCTACTGTGGCGCCATCGGGCACATCACGCCTGAGGGCGGAGCGCTGTTCAACGTCGCTATTCGCACGCCGGTAATTTTCCGCGGCGGGCAGGGCGAAATGGGGATCGGCTCGGGCGTCGTCTACGATTCCGTCGGCGCCAAGGAATACGCCGAGTGTCTGCTCAAGATGAAGTTCCTCACCGATCCGCCGAAGACGTTCGAGTTGATCGAGACGCTGCTCCATGAGCCGGGGCCAGGGTTCTGGCTGCTCGAAGGGCATCTCAACCGGCTCGCCGCGTCGGCTGCCTATTTCGAGTACGCCTACGATGAGCAGAAGGTGCGGGTGGCACTCAAGGGCGCGGTTGCGGGCCGTGAGGGAGAGCGGCTGCGCGTACGCCTTTTGCTGGCCGAAGACGGGACGCTGACCGTCACGGCCACTGAACAGCCTCCGCAAGCACCGGATGCGATCATGCGCGTTGTCGTCTCTGATACGCGGGTCGACAGCACGAACGCTTTCCTGTTCCATAAGACGACGCGGCGCGAGCTCTACGATCGCGAGTGGCAGCACTACGCAGAGACGCTCAAGGTGGACGAGGTGCTCTATCTCAACGAGCGAGGCGAGCTGGCGGAGGGAAGCCGGACCAACGTGTTTGTCGAGTGGGACGGCAAGTTGCTGACGCCGCCACTGTCGAGCGGGCTACTGCCCGGCGTGTTGCGCACTTCACTTCTCGCAGCCGGCAGGGTGCACGAAGCTGTGCTGACGGGCGACGACCTTGTCGCAGCCGATGCGATCTATGTGGGTAATTCCGTGCGTGGGTTGGTCAGGGCAGAGTTGATCGGCGTGAGCGGCGATTAG
- a CDS encoding helix-turn-helix domain-containing protein: MSDDRKPPKEVITINEVSEILGPPRRSIWDAMRKKPDFPKAFKVGRSWFFVRAEVIAYREKLQAEFAAKHKLQTAERNAAQIMRSVSRSKKPDK, from the coding sequence ATGAGCGATGACCGCAAGCCACCGAAAGAAGTCATAACAATCAACGAGGTCTCCGAGATCCTGGGACCGCCACGCCGCAGCATCTGGGACGCGATGCGCAAGAAGCCCGACTTTCCCAAGGCCTTTAAAGTAGGGCGTAGCTGGTTCTTCGTTCGTGCCGAGGTCATCGCGTACCGCGAGAAACTGCAAGCCGAGTTTGCGGCGAAGCACAAACTGCAGACGGCGGAGCGCAACGCAGCACAAATTATGCGAAGCGTCTCGCGATCGAAGAAGCCAGATAAATAA